The Ruegeria sp. HKCCD4315 genome includes the window GTCCGTCACAGGCAGAACTTTGGCTTTTTTCGTGAACTGATGTACCGAGTCGTCGTGAGGCATTGGATGAACGCACGTGTAAGAGCACTACGCACTGGCAGGCTGGTGGCAAATGTTTCGGCAACACATTCCCATGGCAACTCTGGTGAATCCGTTTGAACGCTAGATTGGCACCAAGAATTTTCCTCAACGCAGGCGATTTTCAATCTAGCAAGCTTGAGGCCTTAACAAACCAGCGCGAGGGCGTGTGTAGCAGGCTACACCGGCCCGGTTTCAAGCGAAGCATCCAACCTTCAACCGCGATGGAAGAAAAGGAAAGACACGAGCCTTTTCTTTAGAGAATTGGGAAATTCCGGCTTAGTTGAACCGTTTTTGCAAGGCCATATTCAGCGCCTCTGACAATAAAACCAGAACAATGATTGCCAACGTCACGGTCGCAGCCTTTTCATACTGAAACGACCGTACATAGGTTTGCACATACAACCCAATGCCACCTGCACCGACAATGCCCAGTATCAGGCTTTCGCGCAGATTTAGCTCAAACCGAAATACGGTATCGCGCATGATCACAGGCGCCATCTGCGGCCAGATTGCCCAACGCAACTGTTGAATTCTGTTGGCCCCTGCGCTTTCAAGCGCCGCCACAGGAGCGGTGGCAACATTGTCGATGGCTTCTGCATAGAACTTTGCCAACATGCCGGTCGCGTGAAATGTGATTGCCAGTATACCGGGAAGCGGACCCAACCCAACAGCGCCCACCATTAGCATAGCGACCAGGATCAGCGGGATCGACCGGATAACCGCAAGCAAGGCACGGACGGGACGCCAGATCGCTGGTGGTACCATAGTTTCAGAGGCCAAAACGGCCAGTCCCACCGACAGGATCACGGCGAACAATGTTCCCAGAATGGCGATCCTCAGAGTCTCCGCCAGCCCGGTCAGAACCTCGCGCCAAACGGACAGGTCAGGTGGGATCATACGCCCCAAAAACTCTGCCAGACGGGGTCCCGCGCCTGGCAGCTTGCCCAATCCCATATCTCCGCTGGTCAGCGACCACAGGATCGCCAGCACCAGCATGACCCAAATGACGGATCGACCCATCAACTGACTACACGCAGCCCCGATGTGACACCGGCACCGTGATACAGTTCATCGATGTCCCCGCTGGTCAACTGAGCCGACGGTTTGTCGAACAATACCACGCCATCTCGCAGGCCTATGATGCGCTCAGCAAAGCGGCGTGACAGGTCGGGCTGATGCGAGCTGAAAATGACGCCGATTTCGCGGCTACGTGCAGAGCTGGTGATCAGGCTCAGAATGCGTTCTGCGTGAGCAGGGTCCAAATTGCTGACGGGCTCATCCGCAAGGATCAACTCGGGTTCTTGTGCCAGACATCTGGCAATCGCAACGCGCTGCCGTTGTCCACCCGACAACTGATCGGCACGGCGGCTTGCCAGATCGGACAGCCCCGTATCCTGAAGCGCCCGTGTCACGCACATATGGTCCTCTTCCCGGAACCGCCCCCAGAGTGAGGACCAGATATTCATCCGGCCCATCCGACCGTTCATCACATTCTGATAGACACTCTGCCGATCAACCAATGCGAATTCCTGGAAGACAAAGCCGATATTGGCACGGTCCTCGCGGGATGGAATTCCTGTTGCCAAAAGTGACTTGCCCAGCACCTGGGCCTCGCCCTGCCAACCGCTCGAACGACCATCCAACAACGCCAGCAACGTTGATTTGCCCGCTCCCGAAGGACCGAGTAGCGCGACACTTTCACCCGGCTGCACCGACAGTGAAACATCTGCAAGAGCTGCCGCACTGGCAAAGTGCTGCGATACCGCGTTGAGTGAAATCACAGGGTTCATTTCAGAAACCCATACCGCCGCGCAGTCTCGCGTACGCCTTCGTAAACCGATGGATCAGCAGGGAGATAGCCGTCCGGGCCATAGAGGTAGGTGAGCAGGTGACGGTTCTCACTCTCGTTGAGGCGCAGCATGGTTTCAATGAACTTCGCCTGCAGCCCAGCGTCCAGGTCAGGGCGGGCAATGATTGCGTGGCTGGGAATTTGTTCTGATTCCGCCAGCACCTTGACCTCGGCCTGCTGATCCGGTGTCAGATAGAGATCGGCATACTGGCTTGCGCCTGCCGCATCGACCAGTCCGTTGGCCATGGCCTGCATCGCTTGCTGATAACCACCGGCAAAGAACTTCTGCCCGAAAAAACTGTCAGCATCGCCTGTGCCCGAGAACAGCCCGGCGCGCACAAACAGATCAAGCGGATAGATGTAACCGGATTCCGAGACCGGATCGGAAAAGGCAATGTCACGTCCCCGGAGATCGGCCAGCGTTTCGATACCGCTGTCACGTCGCACGAAGACGCGGCCCGAATAGCTGGGTTGCCCGCGATAAACCTCGGACAAGAGCGGTACGGCACCGATCTGGTCCTCGGCCAACACAAAGGGCAACGCTCCCATGAACGAGATATCGGCATCACCGTTGCGCAGCGCCTCGACGGCGGCTGCGTGGTCAAACGTCACAAACCCCGTGACCGGAACACCCATCTGCTCGGAAAGCCAGCCTGTGATGATGTTGATATCACCCAACAGCTTTTCGGGGTTCTCCTGCGGGATGAAGGCCAGCTTCAGCCCCTGATCAGTTGCGGCCATTACGGGCAGGGCTACAGATGCGGCTGCAGCGACCAGAAAATTGCGGCGCGACAGCATCAGAACATCCTCTCGTCAATTTCGGCCTGCATGGCCTTGAACAGCTCCCATTGGCGGGTGGCTTCGGTCCAGTTTCCTTCGGCGCTGGCATCGCCAACCGCTCGCAGGATGGCAGCGAATTCGTAGATTTCGGGCTTGGCGTTCTGATTGACCATGACACTGGCATCCGTCGCCAGATCAGGAGCTACCGTGTCGATCAGAACCGCTATGTTTTCAGCATCCTGCATAGGCAGCAGGGTATCGAGCGTGCTGGCGAATGTTGTCAGTTCTTCCCAGGACAAGCGGAATACGCTGTCACGGCCTTCGAATACTTGATAGGGGTCTTCACCGTCGCCAACGGCTTCGACATAGGCAGTCAGGTCTGCGCGCTGTGCTTCGTCCAACCCCAAATTCTTGGTGTCATTGAACCAGTCAACAACGCTGGCCAGCGTCGGCAGCGATCCGTCATGCATGTAAGGTGCAGTGAAATTGACGTTGAGCAGTGTCGGGGTTTCGAACGCCGTAGCCGTGCCCCCGGGGAATGGTTGTTCAGCGCTGCCCATGTCGTAGGTCAGACCATCGCGGAACTGACGGTCAGGCGTGTGACACGAAGCGCAGGATTTGTCACCAAGTCCGGCAAATTTGGTGTTGAACAGCACCTCTCCGCGCTTGGCGTCGTCCGAAGCCAGATCGGTCAGCTTGCCGTACCGGTCGATCTTTGGGTTGGGAAGGAAGTCGAACTGTTTGACATAGGCTTCCAGCGCATCCAGCTGGAACGGCGTTGGTTCCTTTCCCGCGAACTCGGTCACAATCACATTTCGGATGAACCGGCGCAGGCTTGGTTCGCGCCCGTCGCGGCCATAAGGTGCGGTAAAGCGGATGCCACGCATGGAAGGCGTGTCCAAGTGATCATCGGTCCGGTCATTGAACATTGGATTGAAGAACGAACCGTCCACATCCATCCCACCTGGATGGGATGAAAGGCCCGGAATGAAGAAATCCCGGTTCACGTCGGAGCGGTTGTGGCAGGTCGAGCAGGCGATGCCCAACTCGCGCGCCGGGCCGCCGAAGATTTCAGGGCTGTCGAACAGCATATCTCCATAGGCCACCAGCGGTAGATTGGCCTCATCCTCACCCGCCTCTTCAAATTGAAGAACCAGCCGCGGCAGCTGCGCCTGATCTCCGATGTTCGACCCTGGCGGCAGCGTGGCGGGCATTGTGATTTGTTCGCCTGAAAGAACTACTGTTTCAGGCAGCGGTGTTAACTTGTCGCGTTGGGCATACTCGGATGGCAGATAGTTGGCACGAATATAGGCAACAATAGTGGCCTGAGCTTCTGCAAATTGGTCGACATCCACTGTTTGTGCGCCATTGCCCAGTACTCCTGCGCTGCCAAGGGTGGAGTTCAGAACCAACCATGCCCGGCCCAGATCGCGAGACGCCGACGTGTCTGCAGCCTTGATACCATCCTCGAATGCGCGGAACAGAGCAGCCGCTTGCGCGACCTCGCGTGCCGCTTCAGGCTGACCCAGCGCGGTCTTTGCGACATCCAGATGGCGCAGAATTCCCTCAGCAATGGCAGTTGTGCTTGCTTCAAACAGCGCCTGCCGATCTTCGGCTTTCATAGCTTGGTTGATCGCAATCGCTTCGTTGCCGGAGACGCGTGACAAGGGAGCGACCTGAATGTCACTGCCAGGTGCGGGCGAAGTCCAACTCCTCTCAATTTCATCCCAGGGAACCGGGGTTAGATTTCCCATGAACAAGGTCAGTCGATACGCGGCAGCGCGCGGAGCCCAAGGAGATTCTTCAATCGCCGTGGCATCCGCGATCACGGGCAATGCGCAAAGTAGTGTGGACGCTATCAGGTGTTTCATAGCACTGTCTATCAAAGTTAGCCTTGTCTAATTTAATGATGAAGGCATGCTCATTGTCAAGCTCGGCTTTCAGGTGCATACACTGGAGACTAGACCAGCGACGTAATCGTGAGCCGATGACCGAAACAAAACCGGTAAATTCAGATCGTAGCATTGATACCCAGGCGAGTGGGTTTGAGGCTGTGCGACAGGCCCACCAAAGCGAAATGGTTGAAGACTACGTTGAACTTATCGCGGAGCTGATCCATCAGAATGGCACGGCGCGCCCGGTCGAAATAGCCGAGCGATTGGGCGTGACCCAACCTACGGTTTCCAAGAATTTGGCTCGTTTGAAACGAGAGGGTTTCATTGAGCAAATACCCTACCGCTCACTTCAGCTGACCGATGCCGGGCGTCAATTGGCGGAAGCTTGTAGAAGGCGTCACCGGATTGTCGTGGAGTTCCTGATCGCCTTGGGCGTTTCACCAGAAGTGGCAGAGCATGACGCTGAAGGTATTGAGCATCATGTAAGCGAAGAAACTCTTGCAGTGTTTGAACGGTTCGTTGGGCGGGCCGATGAAGCAAAGTAGAAACAAAAAGAGCCTCAAATATGGTTGCGAAATTTGGTAGATCTAATTTCACATAGACAGAGATTGTCCTAAGTTGCAGCTAGACAGTGACGCTATCTGAGGGTGGGTGGCCCGGCGCGAAACTACGTGGGTACCTGAAAATCGATACAGGTGCAGACGTAGTGAACGAGCCCTTAGAACAAGAATCCAATTCGGTAGATGATCTGGCTCACTTAGTAATCGGCGTCAAGATTTCCAGCGGCAAAAAACCTGACTACAGCAGCGATCTCCGTACTGAATAGGCGAAAACTGAAAGATTGCTTAAGAATAACATATGTCGAAATCATAGAGTTACTCATTGCACTTCTGACGAGGTGGCCACAACTGATCACTTTGTTTTCGGTTCCTGTCCTAGCGAGATCCAATATACCTTTGTTCAACTGGCCTTTAGTGATATTTTTTTGAAAAAATCAAAATGAGCCGAGCAGTTCCTATGAAAAGACGTCTGTTTCTCTCTGGCTTCATAGCCGCCTTTTTGTCCGGCTGTGCAAGCAAGTTCCGTACTTACAATGGGCCGGTTGTGACTCGGCTTCGGCTATACAAAGCGCAGCGCCTACTTATCCTCGATGGTAGTGAGCGTGTCTTGCGGGCTTTTCCAATTGGACTCGGATTTGCCCCCGAAGGTCACAAGCAATTCGAAGGAGACGGGCGAACACCTGAAGGCTCCTATGTAATTGACCGTCGCAATCCCGAGAGCCTTTTCCATCTTTCAATCGGAATCTCTTATCCGAACGAGGCGGATTCTGCGTTTGCCCGAGCTCGGGGTCGTTCTCCGGGCGGTGATATTTTTATCCATGGCGGCCCTCGCCCTGGAATTGATCCCACGAACAAGCGTGACTGGACTGCAGGGTGCGTCGCTGTCACAGATCAGGAGATTGAAGAGATCTACGCTATGGTCAAAGACGGGACGCCAATCGAAATCTACTCATAGAGGGACAGGTTCCGAATAGACAACGATTGCGGATTTGCCTTAGCGCTACGTTGATGGGGGCAGAAGCTATTACTAGAGCTTTCACGGCCAACGCCACACTCGCTGTTTCGACGAACGGATAAACGGATATAGGTCTGGATTGAGAACCCAATCCCACCAGCGCCGAGCATCGGTGGGATGACATGCTTATGGGCAAGCAAATTGATGACAGGACGAATGAACACCGCCGACGAGTCCAATAAAGGACGTTATTTGTATCCTTTTCCGACATCAACTCGCGTAATTCTGCCGTCGCCAGACCGCAAGTCTCATGCTCCAACAGGTGAGAAGTAGGACATGAGGTGTCCCATCACCGATCTGCAGCTTTCCGGTGCGCAGACGCGCCGTAGTAACCATCGCGTTCAGATGACAGGGTTCTGAGAAGACGTTTATTTGATCTCGCGATGGATAGTTGCCTTCGAGCGTTTCAACACATGTGCCATCTCTCGAACAGGGACCTTCGCATGCCTCCAGCGCTCAATCCTACGCCGTTTCTAAATGCCGAGTTGCGAATACACTGCGCCTGTGCCATTTTCTCCTCATTAGATAACCCATTGGTTTCTAACAGAAGTCGCACTTGGAAATAGCACGCACCCCCTGCTTCAAACCAAAAACGCAGAAGTGAAATTATGTGAAACTTGCCCCTGCTCACAATTTTGCAAATCAAGCGGTGCACGTGGGCCGAACTCAGAGATGCCTGATCCACACGCATTGATCCCGGTTGGGTCCAAGTTCTTCGAGGATCCTTTCAGCATCCAGATTGAAGTCTTTGGCAATTTCCTGGACCTGAACCGCCTGAAAGCTATCCAAGTTCCGCACCGTTCGACCATCTTCAAAGGTGATCAACTCGTGTGATCTTCCAGACCAACGCACGATCCCGCCGCAAAGGGTCTGTCCTTCAACATCCGCAAGTTCGGCGACCGGGTCGGCAAAGAAATCGGTCCATTTAAGAATACCTGTGCTGACAGCTCTCGCCACTGCTTGTTCCGTTGTCCGGCACTTGAGTTTTGTGACGATCGAAGACGTCAAAGCATGCACCATCCTGGAGGAGAGCCCCGTCTGGCCAGCAACTACGGATGGGATCAATCCTGATGCGAGCATCTTCAGAACATCCATCTCCTGATCGGACAACGCATCCGTAGGAAAGTTGAAAACTGTATCAATCACATCGAGCGCGAGTAGATGCAGGACCTGCGCTTCGTGGCGAAGGGCAGGGAGCATACTCCCGACCAAGGCGTCCCAGTCGGATCGGCGCAGGTTGGAGGTAACCGTAAAGACACCACGCTCCCCAAACGGATTGATAACCGGAATGGATAGTCCGTGCTGACCCACACCAAATTTTCTCGCTGCATCGAATAGCGGTGCGTGTTCACGCTGATCATCAAACACAGCCCAATCAATTGGTGCGATCATTGCGGCGCCAAACCGGATGAGGGGATCGACCAGGACCATGTCGTTGTCGACGTAGTGCCTGACCCATTCGGCCGGGAACGTGGTGCAGCCGTGGACAACGTTGTGATGCTTGTCGATATGGGCGTAGGACGCATTCTCCAGTCCGAACCTCGAACAAATTTCCTGAAGGCGCGCCTCCCCGGTCTGCCTGAAATCCAGTTCAGAATTGCCAATGTCCGCGATTTTCATAGATCGTCTTTCTGTTCCGCGTTGCCGTCGAGGCCGCTTAGCAACCTAAAGCTGAACAAACCACTCGGGAATTCCCGTAGCCAATCATGCATTTGAATACAGTTCTGTTCTGGAGGCGGAAACGGAGCGAAAACCTGCCGATGAGACACATGAATTGGAGAAGCTGGCGGCTCATAACCCGGCACGGCTAAAACCCGCTGCAGTGATCTTGCGGAAGCCCGTCTTCCTCCTCTCGGGCTCTACGCGCCAAAAGCCCCATGAAACTGGAAATCAGGTTCAGTTCACCGCGCTCATCTGCGTGCACCATACCGCGCAGATATCCGCCCGGATTAACCACTGGCGGCAACCGTGGATCGCTCAGCCTCGCGTCTGTGATCAACCCGGCCAGGATTGCACCCATCACGGTCAATCGGTCAATCGCCGTACGCCAAGCCGAGGCATTGGCGCCGATCTCCGACAATCGCGACCAAACGCCGGTCTCAATCGCGTAGAGCGACGGGCTGGAATTCTGATCTCCGCCACCCGCGATATCGATATGCATGCGCAGCTCGGGTGAGGCCAGTTCATATAGGATGCGGTTATTCACCCGCGGTAGTTTTTGGGCCTTGCGCGATGCCGTATCTGTCGGATGATTGCTTTCTAAGCAATGCGGAGGGCCGTCAGGCCCGGAGCCGGAACAATCTGGTTCCGAGGCTTTTGCCGAGGACATTGAACTCTCGCCATCGGCGTTACAGGACAGAATTGTTTCTTCAATTTGGTCTTGTATATGGCACCCGAAACAAGCTTCGGGTTCACCCGAAATTTCACCGGGTTTTGCGACATGCTCTTCGATCCGGCTCCAAAGGTCGTAAGCCGCCTGAACATGTAGCTTGAGCGCCTCCAGCGTCATGTATTTCAACTTGTCGGCGCGCGGCCAGGATCGAAGTTCCTCCTTCATGCCTTCCAGACTTTCAGGAGGGCAGGGGAGTAAGAGAAGCACGGCCAGACTATGTTTCACATATCGGTAAAGCCGTGATCGATCCCCGCGCAGCTCGTCCTGTTCTTTCTTCTCGGCCTTGCTGCGCACGTCCGCATCGCGCATCTCGGGAATGAGGTTCAGGGCAGGGGTCAGGAAGAGTCCAAGCTTCTTGCGCTTACAGCGCGCGCCATTTGCGCCAAGCCTGCGTTCGATCAGACCAATCCTTTCCAGCTCACGTTCGTGATTGTGGATTGTCCGATCTGTCACGCCTCGCCCGGCAATGAGGGTTTCCTGGCGCGCGTAGCAAAAGGGTTCCTGAGACGGGTCTCGAAAAGCACATGGCGTAATCATATCGATGATGATCTCTAAGGTGCGAATACACTGGGCTGATGCGCCTCTGATCTGCGCATATCCCACGCAGAGCTGACGTAACCTGTCACGGTTCCAGCCCTCAGGAAGGCCGTTGTGAAAGCGAATATTATCGTGGTGATGGGCGGATGCGATCTGCCGAAAGCTCATGGATTTGGCCTCATTTGGCAAAGGTCAGTGTTGATATCGCGGCTTCGCGGGGCAGGGTGTTCGGAATGGTTCAACGGTCTCATGGTCTGCTTCTCATTGGGGAAGCAAGGCGGCTCGAACCTCAGCAAAAAGACACAGAAAAACCGTTCGCACAGATGCGTTTGTCCTTGTCAGTAATTTTGGAGTTTCCTATAAATCAGGTGATCAAACGTGACTTAAGAAGATCCCCGCTGAGGCCCCGCCTTGCGGGGGTTTTTGTTTCTGGGATTAAGTTTTTCCTCCGGGCCAATCGGCCTGGTTTAAAAATGCAGCTGGCGATTTTTGGTGGCATAGCCAGGAGCAACGCGTTGTACCGCAGGTCAGCACCTCAATATCGGATGAGTTCGTAGTCGCTGAACCCGAATGTGTCGGTCCACTCGACGCCAACGCCGCGGAAGTAGCTGGGAGGTTCACAGCGATTGCCCAGTGGCAGCCAGTAAGGGATTGGGGCAGGAGCGCGCTCGGACCAGCGAAAATTCGTATTATCGTCGTAGGTGCCAACCACAAGATCAAGCGAACGCTCGCAATCTCCCTCCCTTGAACGACGGCGATAGCTGTAGTGGCGCACATCCCAAACCCTGATGGATCTCACAACGTCGAAATCGGAAGAAGAAAGATCGACGCTGATCGGGGTGGCTTGGAAACCGTCACCGTATTGGCCGTGATGTGCATCGATCCTTCCTATCGAGATCGCTGCGTCTACCAGTATTGGCTTAGCGGTGTCATCCGATGGAAGCTCTGGAACTGGGCTAGCACTGGTGCGCTTGATGGCTTCCAACCGTTCCATAGGACCCAAGTCCGAGGGGCTGTGTGACGTATTCATCGGACAGCGCCAGAGTTGAAGCGGCGGTTCGACCGGGTAGGGTGTGATGCGCCGAATGAACTCCGCCTTGGCTGCGACGCAATCAGCCGAACTTGGCCAACCCCCGGCGAGGCAAAGGAATATGGCACAGTCAATTGGATAGGCACGAGCCTGCGTGGCTGGCAGTGCAGCGAGTGCAACTGCAAGGGCCTTCGCGCGAGTTCGATTTCCGGATTTTGAGTGTTTCAAGATGGTCTCTCCTGCTTGCGAATCGCCTAAGCAATATCCGGCCAATATATTTCTGACAATCCAATATCGTATATTGGCGGGTTTTCTTATATTGACGTAGATTGTGTTTTAGTCCACAACTTTTGGATGTAGAAGACGGCCCATAGGGGGTCGTCATGGCGGACAACAAGAGACAATACACTGTGGTAACCATCGAGATGGTCCGGGGCCTGAAAGAGGATCAGGTTCCCTTTACATGCCGCTACGAATTTATCGGACTCGCTTCCCTTGGACGACCTAAGTACCACTGCATTTACAGCTCGCCGAACTATGTCGGGGCCTTGTGCAAGTCGAAGATCTCTCGAGCGGGCGCTGAGCCCAGAGAGTTCGATCTTTGGCCGGGCCTCTTCAAGCATCATCAGGAATTTGGTGATGGGCGCATTCTCTGCGTCAAATCAGACTATACGATCGAGTCGATTACCCCAGAGGGTCTCGAAGCAGCTCAGGCCCTGGACGCGAAATCCAAAACCTGATCGGTCACGTTCGAGAACCCGGCTCATCAAAATGCTGGGGCAGGGCGCATGAAACGGCTCTTGTTTCTCAGCGCTGCACTCGCGTCCTTGTTCATTGCTGCAGTTTGGATTGAACCAGCTAGGAAAACAAAGACTCTCGGCGCATCCGAGGTGATTGCCGTTGACGGTGACACGATCGACCATGGTGACGACCGATACCGGCTTATTGGGTTTGATACGCCTGAGACATTCCGGGCTCAGTGCGATGCTGAGAGAGCTTTGGGTCTACGAGCCAAGGACCGGCTGACGGAGCTCATCAACTTCGCGGGCGTAATTGAACTTGAGATTGAGCTGCACTTTGACGTCCACGATCGCTTCTTGGCGCTTGGGCGCGTGTCTGGACAGAACGTCGGGGCCATCCTGATTTCTGAAGGTCTGGCGCGCCCGTACTCGGGTGGCAAGCGCCAGTCCTGGTGCGGCTGAAAGAAAGGATAAAACAACGATTTATGACAGCAGAGAGAAACGACTAAGCAATAAGCAGTCCTGCCGATTGCGCCAACAATCGACAGGACAAGAAACGCCCTTAATCCATCCGGGCATTCCTCCAACATCAAGAGAGAACTGTACTATGGTAAAAACAGTAGTCCGAGATGCCGGTCCTAGATTGGGCAGCACCGCGACAGAGTCAATGGGTGCAAACCTAGACAACGCGTCTGCACCTCCGATCCCTTAGCGCTGTCTGACGATTGAGGCGCGCGGGACATCCGAACGTTCCAGCCAAAACATCTGACTAAGAGATCCGAACCAGACATTGGTCTTTTGCGGCGCCACTGAAGGTTCAGTGCTGTGTCCCAGCACCCGATTCCCCACCGCTCAGATGACCTGAAGTCGACCCCATAATAGTAATTATGTAAAAACTACTGACCTATTTTTTGAAAGGCGGAAAGGTGATCACAGTGGCCTTCGACACTATCGAAAGCAAGATTGATCGGCGCTGGGTGCCTGCCGCCCAGAGCTTCGAGCAAGCCCGTAAGGACATTCTCACCGTAATCCGCCACCTTGCCGGAGAACGGTCAACCATCAAGCGCGGAATGCGCGAATACTGGCTGGAAAGCGATGCCCGCGCCACGGCTTTCGGAATCGCGCTCGAAATGTTCCATGTCCTCAATGATCTTGAGTATGTCCGTGCAAATCGGCTCTACAAAGCCTTGAAGTTGCACGCAGACGTTAACAAGGCGTTGGGTCCGAAAGAGCTGTTCCGCTTTGCTTCACCGGAAAAGGCCGCTGCGCTCATCCAAAGCAGCAGCCGAGCAAACTATGCCAACTCATACGCAACCCTGAAATTCGGTTGCGACCTGTCAGGCACAATCGACGCCGACACCGCGCGCGACGTTCTGAACCGGCATGAAGCCCTTTGGTTCGTTTACCCAAACGCCACCTATCACGTTCACCTGATCCGTGAGGGTGTCTGGCTGGACATCGTTATGCCGCTTGAAGTGGTCGTTGAGCTGCGCCTTGAAGTGGATTTCGCAATGCAAATCCGACAAGCGGAACTTGATGCGCAGGGAGCTTTGTCATGAACAAGCCTGCGCGCAAAGTTCTTCCTGATCGTCGGCTGGCTGAAACACGCCGCGTTGAAACTCCGCAAGGGCACACTGCCTTTGTCACCATCGGGTATGATCCGGCGTCGCCAATCAAACCCCGTGAAGTGTTCTATAGCGGCGGTTTTCGCTCTGGCAGCGACCTCGAATACCATCTGCATGATCTGTGCGTTCTGATTTCGCTGTTGCTGCAGCACGGCGTAGCAGCTTCGTTTCTGTCGCGCTCTATCGCTCGCAAGACTTCGGCCCTTGGTGGCGAAGAATACGCAAGTCTCGCAGGCTGGTTGGTGGATGCTGTCAGCATTCCGCCGTCCTGGACTGATGAGTACGTGGCCGCGACCGGCGACGAACAGAACCCCTCCAATTCCTCGCCAACTCAAGCAAAGGAGAAATCCGAATGATCGCAGCAATGCGGCCCCTTCTGCTCGTCTCCACGGCATTTGTGGCGACCGGCGCAAGCGCCCAGGTCATCGAATACGAGCCGGATGGCAGCGTGTTTCTGAACGGTGCGCGGGCAGAAATCGTCAATGGCGTCGTTCGGCCAATCCGGATGCGTGAGTACACGCTTGACGAAAAACCGGAAGCGCCGAAGGCCAAGCCACAGGAAAAGATCGAGATTGCGGGCAAGGCACCGCGGCCTCGCAGATCCTCGGGCGGCTGGTCGCAGGAGCGGATCGTCAAAGAAATCCACGCAGCGGCGGAACGCCATGACATTCCGGCCGAGTTGTTCATGGCGCTGGTCTGGCAGGAAAGCCGGTATCGGGCTGACGCTCTGTCACCCAAGGGTGCCTATGGCTTCGCACAGCTCATGCCCGGAACGGCGAAAGACCTGGGCGTGAACCCAAAGAACCCTGCAGAAAATCTCGACGGTGGTGCCCGCTATTTGGCGGCGCAGTACCGCGAGTTCGGAACCTGGAAGCTGGCGCTTGCCGCCTACAACGCCGGGCCTCACCGCGTCGTCGAATACGGCGGCGTCCCCCCCTTCACCGAAACCCGCAATTACGTGCGGATCATCCTAAGCAAAGTGAGCACTTCCTCA containing:
- the phnE gene encoding phosphonate ABC transporter, permease protein PhnE — its product is MGRSVIWVMLVLAILWSLTSGDMGLGKLPGAGPRLAEFLGRMIPPDLSVWREVLTGLAETLRIAILGTLFAVILSVGLAVLASETMVPPAIWRPVRALLAVIRSIPLILVAMLMVGAVGLGPLPGILAITFHATGMLAKFYAEAIDNVATAPVAALESAGANRIQQLRWAIWPQMAPVIMRDTVFRFELNLRESLILGIVGAGGIGLYVQTYVRSFQYEKAATVTLAIIVLVLLSEALNMALQKRFN
- a CDS encoding phosphonate ABC transporter ATP-binding protein, encoding MNPVISLNAVSQHFASAAALADVSLSVQPGESVALLGPSGAGKSTLLALLDGRSSGWQGEAQVLGKSLLATGIPSREDRANIGFVFQEFALVDRQSVYQNVMNGRMGRMNIWSSLWGRFREEDHMCVTRALQDTGLSDLASRRADQLSGGQRQRVAIARCLAQEPELILADEPVSNLDPAHAERILSLITSSARSREIGVIFSSHQPDLSRRFAERIIGLRDGVVLFDKPSAQLTSGDIDELYHGAGVTSGLRVVS
- a CDS encoding phosphate/phosphite/phosphonate ABC transporter substrate-binding protein produces the protein MLSRRNFLVAAAASVALPVMAATDQGLKLAFIPQENPEKLLGDINIITGWLSEQMGVPVTGFVTFDHAAAVEALRNGDADISFMGALPFVLAEDQIGAVPLLSEVYRGQPSYSGRVFVRRDSGIETLADLRGRDIAFSDPVSESGYIYPLDLFVRAGLFSGTGDADSFFGQKFFAGGYQQAMQAMANGLVDAAGASQYADLYLTPDQQAEVKVLAESEQIPSHAIIARPDLDAGLQAKFIETMLRLNESENRHLLTYLYGPDGYLPADPSVYEGVRETARRYGFLK
- a CDS encoding cytochrome c peroxidase gives rise to the protein MKHLIASTLLCALPVIADATAIEESPWAPRAAAYRLTLFMGNLTPVPWDEIERSWTSPAPGSDIQVAPLSRVSGNEAIAINQAMKAEDRQALFEASTTAIAEGILRHLDVAKTALGQPEAAREVAQAAALFRAFEDGIKAADTSASRDLGRAWLVLNSTLGSAGVLGNGAQTVDVDQFAEAQATIVAYIRANYLPSEYAQRDKLTPLPETVVLSGEQITMPATLPPGSNIGDQAQLPRLVLQFEEAGEDEANLPLVAYGDMLFDSPEIFGGPARELGIACSTCHNRSDVNRDFFIPGLSSHPGGMDVDGSFFNPMFNDRTDDHLDTPSMRGIRFTAPYGRDGREPSLRRFIRNVIVTEFAGKEPTPFQLDALEAYVKQFDFLPNPKIDRYGKLTDLASDDAKRGEVLFNTKFAGLGDKSCASCHTPDRQFRDGLTYDMGSAEQPFPGGTATAFETPTLLNVNFTAPYMHDGSLPTLASVVDWFNDTKNLGLDEAQRADLTAYVEAVGDGEDPYQVFEGRDSVFRLSWEELTTFASTLDTLLPMQDAENIAVLIDTVAPDLATDASVMVNQNAKPEIYEFAAILRAVGDASAEGNWTEATRQWELFKAMQAEIDERMF
- the mntR gene encoding manganese-binding transcriptional regulator MntR, which produces MTETKPVNSDRSIDTQASGFEAVRQAHQSEMVEDYVELIAELIHQNGTARPVEIAERLGVTQPTVSKNLARLKREGFIEQIPYRSLQLTDAGRQLAEACRRRHRIVVEFLIALGVSPEVAEHDAEGIEHHVSEETLAVFERFVGRADEAK
- a CDS encoding murein L,D-transpeptidase family protein, encoding MKRRLFLSGFIAAFLSGCASKFRTYNGPVVTRLRLYKAQRLLILDGSERVLRAFPIGLGFAPEGHKQFEGDGRTPEGSYVIDRRNPESLFHLSIGISYPNEADSAFARARGRSPGGDIFIHGGPRPGIDPTNKRDWTAGCVAVTDQEIEEIYAMVKDGTPIEIYS
- a CDS encoding helix-turn-helix domain-containing protein produces the protein MERWRHAKVPVREMAHVLKRSKATIHREIK
- a CDS encoding LuxR family transcriptional regulator; the encoded protein is MKIADIGNSELDFRQTGEARLQEICSRFGLENASYAHIDKHHNVVHGCTTFPAEWVRHYVDNDMVLVDPLIRFGAAMIAPIDWAVFDDQREHAPLFDAARKFGVGQHGLSIPVINPFGERGVFTVTSNLRRSDWDALVGSMLPALRHEAQVLHLLALDVIDTVFNFPTDALSDQEMDVLKMLASGLIPSVVAGQTGLSSRMVHALTSSIVTKLKCRTTEQAVARAVSTGILKWTDFFADPVAELADVEGQTLCGGIVRWSGRSHELITFEDGRTVRNLDSFQAVQVQEIAKDFNLDAERILEELGPNRDQCVWIRHL